DNA from Dermacentor albipictus isolate Rhodes 1998 colony unplaced genomic scaffold, USDA_Dalb.pri_finalv2 scaffold_148, whole genome shotgun sequence:
tggcgtggctgagtttgaagttgtgcgcacggtgtgctttgcggcaatgaccagagtgcacttgcaagcgtatccgagctaccggtgaacagaacgagtaatcataattacgagaacacaataaacttgttcctggggcgcgacacgagcagtgagtgcgtgcagcataggacaataacgttgttgacacgttcatttatttatttattttttttctcttggcgcgtcgagcaaaagaagaagtgaggcgggttgaacatcagcagtcagaggtgccaaagagaaacaacatgagaaaaaaaaaaaaaaaagtaagctccgcgattgtgttacgaagccacttgtctcgaactcagtgcgtggcctaagaagggctcagtgcagccacccgcgactcactcgcgaagagaggccgcgctgcccgtgagccaatcggcgcgcgtttcgcctcctcgccctcttttttgcggcgcggcttcctcgctcggtcgcggcgggAAGCCGTCTGAGCTGCGATCGGAAAAAGTCACGTTTCTCCTCGCTCCGACGACTTCGCCTCGATTGCCTCCACGTATCTCCGCGTCGTGCATGCTTTTGCACCCGTTGGAGTACACGTGTACGCGCCTTCGCTGCGCTTGGCCTTCTTCGCGCACGCGGGAAGAGGCCTCCGCAGCTTACTATGGAGTTTCGCTCGCCAAGCGAGCAACCGCCACCCGTGCGCCACCGGCGCCACGCAAGCTTGAGCCGTGTGACGCTCGGCCCAGCCTCCCTCGACGAGCTACGCGCCTTTGAGGAACTTCACGTACGGGCCAATCGCATGCTGGGCGAATGGCTCCGACAACGATCCAACACCACCGCTGGTCCACGCGTGGTTCCTTCACGGCCCGAGGATCCCCCACGAGACCCCACGACACCTTCAGCCCCCGTAGTGACCTTGGCGCCTCCCGCGGATGGCACTCCAGCAAGCGAGGAGCCCCACGTTTCGGTCCCACTCCCATCCTCTGACGACGAGGATATGGACTTGACCAACTCCCGAAAACGCGCTCGCGAaatggagagcgacgacgatgAGGACGCCATGCGTCGAAAGCAGCCGCCGAGCGCTCCAGCCAGCTCGGAACAGCACGCTGCAGCCAGCAGCCACGAGGAGCAAGGCGACCAGGGCAGCgccattttgctcaccacctgcGCAACAGCTGCCAGCCCCTCCCGTCCGGCCGCCCAAGAGGGAGCCCCTGCGGAAAGCGCGGGCGCCATCTCTCGGCACCCCGCCGAGATAGACGCCGCCTCCTTCGAGCCCCCTCCGAGCGAGGGCGCGCCCGACTCCTCCCTCGGAGCGTCGTCTGCTCCGGAGGGCGGCGCTCGCCcggcagcgtcgtctgctagcgagccgGCTGGGAACGAAAGCGCCACCGACGCTATGGAGCTGGCGGACGAAGCTGATGCCTCTCAGCAGAACCGCGAGCACCCGGCGGCGCAATTTCTCAAGGGCCCGCCACGCCAGCCTGCCTCGCGGCCGAAGCCCAAGGGGAagaaccagcagcgcaagcacaGGAAAGATCCTGCTGCTGTATCGCCTTCGCCAGCTGTTCCTGCGGGCGACTCGCTGCGCTCACCGGCCACTCCCAACATGCCTGTGGCGGCACTGCAGGGTTCGGCACCACCTGCCCGCGAGCTGAATGCAGACGGCTTCACCGTGGTGCGGTCGAAGGGCGATCGGCGTCGTGCCAAGGCACTCGAGACTGCAGCGATCCCGGTGGACCCTGCAGTCATCGGTACGGTGCTTTTCCGTCCCTCGGCGCCCGGCGGAGCCTTCAAGGGAGCTCCGCGCCTCGAACTCGCGGCGACCCTCTCGTCGCGGGCTGGTGTTGCTGCGGTGCGCGTCAACCACAGgcgcaacatcgtggccgcgGACACCACCACCCGGGAGTGCCAGGAGGAGCTGCTGGCGATTACCGAGCTTCGCGGAATCTCGGTAACTGCCAGACTGCCGGCCGTGCGCGGCCAGAGCACCGGGTACCTACACGGGGTGGACGGATTGCCTGCGGATGCTGACCTGCTGGGAGCCATCGTCTCGAGCGTTCCTGTGCTGTCGGCGACGCGCGACGGGAGCACCGTGACCATCCGGTTCGCGGGGCCGGTCCCCCCAGAACGCCTGAGCCTTTTCAAGCTTggcttcagggtgaggccggcCAGGCCCCGCCCGGTGCAGTGCCGCcagtgcggccgcttcgggcacgtgctgGAATCCTGCAGCTGGCCGTCCGACTGTATTTCCTGCGGCAGGAGCCATGAGAAGGGCGCCTCCTGCCAGACGGTTCGCTGCAGGAACTGCGGCGGCCCCCACAGGGCCGACACTCCCGCCTGCCCGAAATGGCAAGAAGAACGCCAGGTGGCCACCATTATGGCCTCATCCACAGCAGCTCTATCGAGGCGTGCCGTCAGGGCAGCGGTCCGGGAGGAGCAGCAGCCAACAACCTCGGCGCGGTCGTATGCGAGCGCACTGAAGGGCCCCAGTCCCGCTCCCAAGCGTCCAGTACCAGCCCCTCGAGCCCCCCGCCGCCAGGAGACACAGAATCCTGCCCCCCCTGGCCAGACTACAGTGGATCAGCTGGTGGCAAACCTGCTGGTCACCATGCAGGCAGTCGGCGCCATGCTACCAGCTGACCACCCACTCCGGaccatctgcctgcaggcagtggctCTACAACAGCAGCCGAACCAACATGGCTAGAACCCCTGCTGAATGTAGGCCGCGCATTCTGCAGTGGAACTGCAACTCCCTGCAGCGAAGGCGCGCCGAGCTGGCCGAGCAGCTGCCTCTGCACGACTACGATGTCCTCGCATTCCAGGAAACGTACGTGCGTGCAGAGGAGGTCTCGCTGCCCGGCTACATCGGATACAGCAGCCCCACACAGTGCCGTCTCGACGACTGCGACGCGGCACCCTGCACAGACGCGGCGCACCCGCCTGGCCCCCCTCGTACAGCGGTGTTTGTGCGAGACTCACTCCCGCACGCCCACATCGCCACGGAACGTCTGTGCTGTGCAGCAGTTGAGTGCGCGGCCGTGACCGTCCGAGTGCGCGGCATCGATACGTCGGTCGCGAGCGTGTACGTGCGCCCCGCCCTGCAGTGCGACATGTCCTTCCTGTCGCGCCTCGCCGCTTCGCTCGCGCGGGACTGTGTGGTCTGCGGTGATTTTAACGCGCATCACATGAGCTGGGGCTCTACCAAGACGAACGTTCGGGGGAAGAACCTGATGggcgcggccgccgcggcgggcCTCGCCGTCATCAACAGCGGTCAGACCACCTTCGTCCGTCGCGGCGGGAGCGCCACAGTGATTGATCTAACGCTAGTTTCGGAGCGCTGCTCATACGAGTGGCAGCGTGCCCCGGACACCGCGGGATCTGATCACTATCCCATCTCGCTCTCCCCTGTGCGGCCGAGTCGCGGCGCCACGCGTGTTTACACGGTCGTGCGATGGCCAAAGTTTCGTGAATTCTGTGCCGAAACaccgcgcggcgacgatttcttCGCGCACATCGCAGAGTGCGCGAATCGTGCTTCGTCGCGTGTTGCGGTACCCGCCGGCAGCCCCTGCCCAGACATCAAGCTCCTCAATGTGCGCGCCGCCCGTCGCCGCGCTCAGCGGAGAGCGATCCGTAGTGGGGCCATGTCGGACTGGACGCTGTACAATCGCTTGGACGCTGTGT
Protein-coding regions in this window:
- the LOC139053531 gene encoding uncharacterized protein, translated to MEFRSPSEQPPPVRHRRHASLSRVTLGPASLDELRAFEELHVRANRMLGEWLRQRSNTTAGPRVVPSRPEDPPRDPTTPSAPVVTLAPPADGTPASEEPHVSVPLPSSDDEDMDLTNSRKRAREMESDDDEDAMRRKQPPSAPASSEQHAAASSHEEQGDQGSAILLTTCATAASPSRPAAQEGAPAESAGAISRHPAEIDAASFEPPPSEGAPDSSLGASSAPEGGARPAASSASEPAGNESATDAMELADEADASQQNREHPAAQFLKGPPRQPASRPKPKGKNQQRKHRKDPAAVSPSPAVPAGDSLRSPATPNMPVAALQGSAPPARELNADGFTVVRSKGDRRRAKALETAAIPVDPAVIGTVLFRPSAPGGAFKGAPRLELAATLSSRAGVAAVRVNHRRNIVAADTTTRECQEELLAITELRGISVTARLPAVRGQSTGYLHGVDGLPADADLLGAIVSSVPVLSATRDGSTVTIRFAGPVPPERLSLFKLGFRVRPARPRPVQCRQCGRFGHVLESCSWPSDCISCGRSHEKGASCQTVRCRNCGGPHRADTPACPKWQEERQVATIMASSTAALSRRAVRAAVREEQQPTTSARSYASALKGPSPAPKRPVPAPRAPRRQETQNPAPPGQTTVDQLVANLLVTMQAVGAMLPADHPLRTICLQWNCNSLQRRRAELAEQLPLHDYDVLAFQETYVRAEEVSLPGYIGYSSPTQCRLDDCDAAPCTDAAHPPGPPRTAVFVRDSLPHAHIATERLCCAAVECAAVTVRVRGIDTSVASVYVRPALQCDMSFLSRLAASLARDCVVCGDFNAHHMSWGSTKTNVRGKNLMGAAAAAGLAVINSGQTTFVRRGGSATVIDLTLVSERCSYEWQRAPDTAGSDHYPISLSPVRPSRGATRVYTVVRWPKFREFCAETPRGDDFFAHIAECANRASSRVAVPAGSPCPDIKLLNVRAARRRAQRRAIRSGAMSDWTLYNRLDAVCRRHARQLRRRSWARLCSSLAEPSNERRGWRVLRALLNPKTPRFPVQAIAIARGISELELAEILADAFAASAPATTAPTVVLRALYAAVFVRGEAHSNHAQAITSLCESDFTHHELQRALSRGRRCRSAPGADGITRQMLRNLDEPQRRLLLDAYNDVLHSGSLPDSWRHAFVVPVLKRGKPPHSPASYRPISLTSIPGKTMEAMALSRLQWIADARGALPPEQCGFRAHRSTADCIAVVVGTLEQARLHRQAAFLLLLDIQSAFDCLPHDTILSSVRALGVEGKLLAYIEAFLAGRTAAVRVGGTVGSPRPVSCGVPQGSVLSPFLFNLALAPIIECIPKTGRFPVRAVLYADDIALFVRGPTSATAAMRNQLQAALDIVANFLRAIGLRLSSTKSEAILIHPRSVRRQTGCVLVDGVPLPWRLTVRYLGLTIDSRLSWLAAVSRLRAEMRRVESAVRALLARGDGCSASFAAAIYSAVALPKVLYALPLCRVSARLWKLIDGDHRRVLRMCHGLPRSSRVAETLAETGAWPVSLTADLRALGHIERLSRAPDAGPILSLLRSLRLSRVGKVCELFDSLVVDTPPVPPSWPPPHQRAPLHVRLDLPGVRSKHRTPLCAVQQEAAAMIVDDLGGRTHLYADGSVLVDGSAAAACVAPDLGVSRQCRLSYRASSTTAELAGLHLAADILEESPHITSAAILCDSRAALQQLLLDERGPPLAQRLACRLHALQPSCDLRLQWIPSHVGVAGNETADQLARRAHNPSTALTARVSSLDTARLLFRRELVLRHPDNRVAEGRPPRHLPQTGFTRRERAFLLALRTGSVWPAERRHRLRGAPSPLCGDCGATETLQHLICECPNFSLARAHLARVYRGHGLTCDTVNAVLHPSGCSSRHRTLLRALLTFAEAVGLADRL